A single region of the Candidatus Atribacteria bacterium genome encodes:
- a CDS encoding QueT transporter family protein — MLKLNFLIRVAMVAAIYVVLNIIFAPISYGPIQVRIAEALVVLPFLDQSAILGLFLGCILANAYGGLGMVDIIGGSFCTLIAAYLTYKVKNPKFAPLPPVLINAFGVSIY, encoded by the coding sequence ATGCTTAAGCTAAACTTTCTAATACGTGTTGCCATGGTTGCAGCGATTTACGTGGTGCTTAATATTATATTTGCTCCCATAAGTTACGGCCCTATTCAGGTTCGAATTGCTGAAGCTTTAGTAGTTCTTCCCTTTTTAGACCAATCAGCAATTCTTGGATTATTTTTAGGTTGTATTTTAGCAAATGCTTACGGGGGGTTAGGAATGGTAGATATAATAGGAGGGAGTTTTTGTACTTTAATTGCTGCCTATTTAACTTATAAAGTGAAAAATCCTAAATTTGCACCCCTTCCTCCTGTATTAATAAATGCATTTGGGGTGAGTATTTATT